One window from the genome of Lynx canadensis isolate LIC74 chromosome E3, mLynCan4.pri.v2, whole genome shotgun sequence encodes:
- the MAZ gene encoding myc-associated zinc finger protein isoform X3 produces MDPGNWSSFIFQGHAQNPLQVGAELQSRFFASQGCAQSPFQAAPAPPPTPQPPAAEPLQVDLLPVLAAAQESAAAAAAAAAAAAAAAVAAAPPAPAAASTVDTAALKQPPAPPPPPPPVSAPAAEAAPPVSAATIAAAAATAVVAPTSTVAVAPVASALEKKTKSKGPYICALCAKEFKNGYNLRRHEAIHTGAKAGRVPSGAMKMPTMVPLSLLSVPQLSGAGGGGGEAGAGGGAAAVAAGGVVTTTASGKRIRKNHACEMCGKAFRDVYHLNRHKLSHSDEKPYQCPVCQQRFKRKDRMSYHVRSHDGAVHKPYNCSHCGKSFSRPDHLNSHVRQVHSTERPFKCEKCEAAFATKDRLRAHTVRHEEKVPCHVCGKMLSSAYISDHMKVHSQGPHHVCELCNKGTGEVCPMAAAAAAAAAAAAAAAVAAPPTAVGSLSGAEGVPVSSQPLPSQPW; encoded by the exons atGGATCCCGGCAACTGGAGCAGCTTCATCTTCCAG GGTCACGCCCAGAACCCCCTGCAGGTCGGGGCTGAGCTCCAGTCCCGCTTCTTTGCCTCCCAGGGCTGCGCCCAGAGTCCATTCCAG GCCGCGCCGGCGCCCCCACCCACGCCCCAGCCCCCGGCGGCCGAGCCCCTCCAGGTGGACTTGCTCCCGGTTCTCGCCGCCGCCCAGGAGTcggccgccgccgcggccgccgccgcagctgccgccgccgccgccgccgtcgctgctgcgcccccggccccggccgccGCCTCCACAGTGGACACAGCGGCTCTGAAGCAGCCGCcggcgcccccgccgccgcccccgccggtGTCGGCGCCCGCTGCCGAGGCCGCGCCCCCTGTCTCCGCCGCCACCATCGCCGCAGCCGCGGCCACCGCCGTCGTAGCCCCAACCTCGACGGTCGCCGTGGCCCCGGTCGCATCTGccttggagaagaaaacaaagagcaaggGGCCCTACATCTGCGCCCTGTGCGCCAAGGAGTTCAAGAACGGCTACAACCTCCGGAGGCACGAGGCCATCCACACGGGAGCCAAGGCCGGCCGGGTCCCCTCGGGTGCTATGAAGATGCCCACCATGGTGCCCCTGAGCCTCCTGAGCGTGCCCCAGCTGAGCGGagccggcgggggagggggagaagcgGGTGCGGGCGGCGGAGCGGCCGCCGTGGCCGCGGGTGGCGTGGTGACCACGACCGCCTCGGGAAAGCGCATCCGGAAGAACCACGCCTGTGAGATGTGCGGCAAGGCCTTCCGCGACGTCTACCACCTGAACCGACACAAGCTGTCGCACTCGGACGAGAAGCCCTACCAGTGCCCGGTGTGCCAGCAGCGCTTCAAGCGCAAGGACCGCATGAGCTACCACGTGCGCTCACATGACGGCGCTGTGCACAAGCCCTACAACTGCTCCCACTGTGGCAAGAGCTTCTCCCG GCCGGATCACCTCAACAGTCACGTCAGACAAGTGCACTCAACAGAACGGCCCTTCAAATGTGAG aaATGTGAGGCAGCTTTTGCTACGAAGGATCGACTGCGGGCGCACACAGTACGACACGAGGAGAAGGTGCCATGTCATGTGTGTGGCAAGATGCTGAGCTCGGCTTATATTTCGGACCACATGAAGGTGCACAGCCAGGGCCCTCACCATGTCTGTGAGCTCTGCAACAAAG GTACCGGTGAGGTCTGTCctatggcggcggcggcggcggcagctgcggcagcggcggcggcggcagcggtgGCGGCTCCCCCGACAGCTGTGGGCTCCCTCTCGGGGGCCGAGGGGGTGCCCGTGAGCTCTCAGCCACTTCCCTCTCAGCCCTGGTGA
- the MAZ gene encoding myc-associated zinc finger protein isoform X2 has product MFPVFPCTLLAPPFPVLGLDSRGVGGLMNSFPPPQGHAQNPLQVGAELQSRFFASQGCAQSPFQAAPAPPPTPQPPAAEPLQVDLLPVLAAAQESAAAAAAAAAAAAAAAVAAAPPAPAAASTVDTAALKQPPAPPPPPPPVSAPAAEAAPPVSAATIAAAAATAVVAPTSTVAVAPVASALEKKTKSKGPYICALCAKEFKNGYNLRRHEAIHTGAKAGRVPSGAMKMPTMVPLSLLSVPQLSGAGGGGGEAGAGGGAAAVAAGGVVTTTASGKRIRKNHACEMCGKAFRDVYHLNRHKLSHSDEKPYQCPVCQQRFKRKDRMSYHVRSHDGAVHKPYNCSHCGKSFSRPDHLNSHVRQVHSTERPFKCEKCEAAFATKDRLRAHTVRHEEKVPCHVCGKMLSSAYISDHMKVHSQGPHHVCELCNKGTGEVCPMAAAAAAAAAAAAAAAVAAPPTAVGSLSGAEGVPVSSQPLPSQPW; this is encoded by the exons ATGTTCCCCGTGTTCCCTTGCACGCTGCTGGCCCCCCCCTTCCCCGTGCTGGGCCTGGACTCCCGGGGGGTGGGCGGCCTCATGAACTCCTTCCCGCCACCTCAGGGTCACGCCCAGAACCCCCTGCAGGTCGGGGCTGAGCTCCAGTCCCGCTTCTTTGCCTCCCAGGGCTGCGCCCAGAGTCCATTCCAG GCCGCGCCGGCGCCCCCACCCACGCCCCAGCCCCCGGCGGCCGAGCCCCTCCAGGTGGACTTGCTCCCGGTTCTCGCCGCCGCCCAGGAGTcggccgccgccgcggccgccgccgcagctgccgccgccgccgccgccgtcgctgctgcgcccccggccccggccgccGCCTCCACAGTGGACACAGCGGCTCTGAAGCAGCCGCcggcgcccccgccgccgcccccgccggtGTCGGCGCCCGCTGCCGAGGCCGCGCCCCCTGTCTCCGCCGCCACCATCGCCGCAGCCGCGGCCACCGCCGTCGTAGCCCCAACCTCGACGGTCGCCGTGGCCCCGGTCGCATCTGccttggagaagaaaacaaagagcaaggGGCCCTACATCTGCGCCCTGTGCGCCAAGGAGTTCAAGAACGGCTACAACCTCCGGAGGCACGAGGCCATCCACACGGGAGCCAAGGCCGGCCGGGTCCCCTCGGGTGCTATGAAGATGCCCACCATGGTGCCCCTGAGCCTCCTGAGCGTGCCCCAGCTGAGCGGagccggcgggggagggggagaagcgGGTGCGGGCGGCGGAGCGGCCGCCGTGGCCGCGGGTGGCGTGGTGACCACGACCGCCTCGGGAAAGCGCATCCGGAAGAACCACGCCTGTGAGATGTGCGGCAAGGCCTTCCGCGACGTCTACCACCTGAACCGACACAAGCTGTCGCACTCGGACGAGAAGCCCTACCAGTGCCCGGTGTGCCAGCAGCGCTTCAAGCGCAAGGACCGCATGAGCTACCACGTGCGCTCACATGACGGCGCTGTGCACAAGCCCTACAACTGCTCCCACTGTGGCAAGAGCTTCTCCCG GCCGGATCACCTCAACAGTCACGTCAGACAAGTGCACTCAACAGAACGGCCCTTCAAATGTGAG aaATGTGAGGCAGCTTTTGCTACGAAGGATCGACTGCGGGCGCACACAGTACGACACGAGGAGAAGGTGCCATGTCATGTGTGTGGCAAGATGCTGAGCTCGGCTTATATTTCGGACCACATGAAGGTGCACAGCCAGGGCCCTCACCATGTCTGTGAGCTCTGCAACAAAG GTACCGGTGAGGTCTGTCctatggcggcggcggcggcggcagctgcggcagcggcggcggcggcagcggtgGCGGCTCCCCCGACAGCTGTGGGCTCCCTCTCGGGGGCCGAGGGGGTGCCCGTGAGCTCTCAGCCACTTCCCTCTCAGCCCTGGTGA
- the MAZ gene encoding myc-associated zinc finger protein isoform X1 — MDPGNWSSFIFQGHAQNPLQVGAELQSRFFASQGCAQSPFQAAPAPPPTPQPPAAEPLQVDLLPVLAAAQESAAAAAAAAAAAAAAAVAAAPPAPAAASTVDTAALKQPPAPPPPPPPVSAPAAEAAPPVSAATIAAAAATAVVAPTSTVAVAPVASALEKKTKSKGPYICALCAKEFKNGYNLRRHEAIHTGAKAGRVPSGAMKMPTMVPLSLLSVPQLSGAGGGGGEAGAGGGAAAVAAGGVVTTTASGKRIRKNHACEMCGKAFRDVYHLNRHKLSHSDEKPYQCPVCQQRFKRKDRMSYHVRSHDGAVHKPYNCSHCGKSFSRPDHLNSHVRQVHSTERPFKCEKCEAAFATKDRLRAHTVRHEEKVPCHVCGKMLSSAYISDHMKVHSQGPHHVCELCNKGFTTAAYLRIHAVKDHGLQAPRADRILCKLCSVHCKTPAQLAGHMQTHLGGGRPPCPGRRPPATAHLLRGTPAPTRQGVGHGWGGWDGLCGTRGLKGPNRGSQEGQGCPSITEVRETSGDREGPSGQLGKDAGGGLWGPNRK, encoded by the exons atGGATCCCGGCAACTGGAGCAGCTTCATCTTCCAG GGTCACGCCCAGAACCCCCTGCAGGTCGGGGCTGAGCTCCAGTCCCGCTTCTTTGCCTCCCAGGGCTGCGCCCAGAGTCCATTCCAG GCCGCGCCGGCGCCCCCACCCACGCCCCAGCCCCCGGCGGCCGAGCCCCTCCAGGTGGACTTGCTCCCGGTTCTCGCCGCCGCCCAGGAGTcggccgccgccgcggccgccgccgcagctgccgccgccgccgccgccgtcgctgctgcgcccccggccccggccgccGCCTCCACAGTGGACACAGCGGCTCTGAAGCAGCCGCcggcgcccccgccgccgcccccgccggtGTCGGCGCCCGCTGCCGAGGCCGCGCCCCCTGTCTCCGCCGCCACCATCGCCGCAGCCGCGGCCACCGCCGTCGTAGCCCCAACCTCGACGGTCGCCGTGGCCCCGGTCGCATCTGccttggagaagaaaacaaagagcaaggGGCCCTACATCTGCGCCCTGTGCGCCAAGGAGTTCAAGAACGGCTACAACCTCCGGAGGCACGAGGCCATCCACACGGGAGCCAAGGCCGGCCGGGTCCCCTCGGGTGCTATGAAGATGCCCACCATGGTGCCCCTGAGCCTCCTGAGCGTGCCCCAGCTGAGCGGagccggcgggggagggggagaagcgGGTGCGGGCGGCGGAGCGGCCGCCGTGGCCGCGGGTGGCGTGGTGACCACGACCGCCTCGGGAAAGCGCATCCGGAAGAACCACGCCTGTGAGATGTGCGGCAAGGCCTTCCGCGACGTCTACCACCTGAACCGACACAAGCTGTCGCACTCGGACGAGAAGCCCTACCAGTGCCCGGTGTGCCAGCAGCGCTTCAAGCGCAAGGACCGCATGAGCTACCACGTGCGCTCACATGACGGCGCTGTGCACAAGCCCTACAACTGCTCCCACTGTGGCAAGAGCTTCTCCCG GCCGGATCACCTCAACAGTCACGTCAGACAAGTGCACTCAACAGAACGGCCCTTCAAATGTGAG aaATGTGAGGCAGCTTTTGCTACGAAGGATCGACTGCGGGCGCACACAGTACGACACGAGGAGAAGGTGCCATGTCATGTGTGTGGCAAGATGCTGAGCTCGGCTTATATTTCGGACCACATGAAGGTGCACAGCCAGGGCCCTCACCATGTCTGTGAGCTCTGCAACAAAG gcTTCACCACAGCAGCATACCTGCGCATCCACGCGGTGAAGGACCACGGGCTCCAGGCCCCGCGGGCTGACCGCATCCTGTGCAAGCTGTGCAGCGTGCACTGCAAGACCCCTGCCCAGCTGGCCGGCCACATGCAGACCCATCTGGGGGGGGGCCGCCCCCCCTGTCCCGGGAGACGCCCCCCAGCCACAGCCCACCTGCTGAGGGGGACCCCCGCACCCACCAGGCAAGGCGTGGGGCATggctggggggggtgggatgggttGTGTGGGACGAGGGGGCTCAAAGGGCCCAATAGGGGATCTCAGGAAGGCCAGGGATGCCCATCCATCACTGAAGTTAGGGAGACTTCTGGGGACAGGGAAGGCCCTTCAGGACAACTGGGTAAGGATGCAGGCGGAGGCCTCTGGGGACCAAACAGGAAGTGA
- the MAZ gene encoding myc-associated zinc finger protein isoform X4 gives MFPVFPCTLLAPPFPVLGLDSRGVGGLMNSFPPPQGHAQNPLQVGAELQSRFFASQGCAQSPFQAAPAPPPTPQPPAAEPLQVDLLPVLAAAQESAAAAAAAAAAAAAAAVAAAPPAPAAASTVDTAALKQPPAPPPPPPPVSAPAAEAAPPVSAATIAAAAATAVVAPTSTVAVAPVASALEKKTKSKGPYICALCAKEFKNGYNLRRHEAIHTGAKAGRVPSGAMKMPTMVPLSLLSVPQLSGAGGGGGEAGAGGGAAAVAAGGVVTTTASGKRIRKNHACEMCGKAFRDVYHLNRHKLSHSDEKPYQCPVCQQRFKRKDRMSYHVRSHDGAVHKPYNCSHCGKSFSRPDHLNSHVRQVHSTERPFKCETLSSHSHFLQIKDPQGSDSFNLLPPSPHSPKL, from the exons ATGTTCCCCGTGTTCCCTTGCACGCTGCTGGCCCCCCCCTTCCCCGTGCTGGGCCTGGACTCCCGGGGGGTGGGCGGCCTCATGAACTCCTTCCCGCCACCTCAGGGTCACGCCCAGAACCCCCTGCAGGTCGGGGCTGAGCTCCAGTCCCGCTTCTTTGCCTCCCAGGGCTGCGCCCAGAGTCCATTCCAG GCCGCGCCGGCGCCCCCACCCACGCCCCAGCCCCCGGCGGCCGAGCCCCTCCAGGTGGACTTGCTCCCGGTTCTCGCCGCCGCCCAGGAGTcggccgccgccgcggccgccgccgcagctgccgccgccgccgccgccgtcgctgctgcgcccccggccccggccgccGCCTCCACAGTGGACACAGCGGCTCTGAAGCAGCCGCcggcgcccccgccgccgcccccgccggtGTCGGCGCCCGCTGCCGAGGCCGCGCCCCCTGTCTCCGCCGCCACCATCGCCGCAGCCGCGGCCACCGCCGTCGTAGCCCCAACCTCGACGGTCGCCGTGGCCCCGGTCGCATCTGccttggagaagaaaacaaagagcaaggGGCCCTACATCTGCGCCCTGTGCGCCAAGGAGTTCAAGAACGGCTACAACCTCCGGAGGCACGAGGCCATCCACACGGGAGCCAAGGCCGGCCGGGTCCCCTCGGGTGCTATGAAGATGCCCACCATGGTGCCCCTGAGCCTCCTGAGCGTGCCCCAGCTGAGCGGagccggcgggggagggggagaagcgGGTGCGGGCGGCGGAGCGGCCGCCGTGGCCGCGGGTGGCGTGGTGACCACGACCGCCTCGGGAAAGCGCATCCGGAAGAACCACGCCTGTGAGATGTGCGGCAAGGCCTTCCGCGACGTCTACCACCTGAACCGACACAAGCTGTCGCACTCGGACGAGAAGCCCTACCAGTGCCCGGTGTGCCAGCAGCGCTTCAAGCGCAAGGACCGCATGAGCTACCACGTGCGCTCACATGACGGCGCTGTGCACAAGCCCTACAACTGCTCCCACTGTGGCAAGAGCTTCTCCCG GCCGGATCACCTCAACAGTCACGTCAGACAAGTGCACTCAACAGAACGGCCCTTCAAATGTGAG ACCCTGTCATCTCACTCCCATTTCCTACAGATCAAAGATCCCCAAGGCTCTGATTCCTTTAACCTcttgcccccctctccccactccccaaagCTTTAA
- the KIF22 gene encoding kinesin-like protein KIF22 yields MDAGGTAQLRRREMAAAISGAGRCRLSKVGAGRRPPPARVRVAVRLRPFVDGTAAAGEPPCVRGLDSCSLEIANWRNHQETLKYQFDAFYGERSSQQDVYAGSVQPILRHLLEGQNASVLAYGPTGAGKTHTMLGSPEQPGVIPRALMDLLQLTREEGGEGRPWALSVTMSYLEIYQEKVLDLLDPASGDLVIREDCRGNILIPGLTQKPITSFADFERHFLPASRNRTVGATRLNQRSSRSHAVLLVKVDQRERLAPFRQREGKLYLIDLAGSEDNRRTGNKGLRLKESGAINSSLFVLGKVVDALNQGLPRVPYRDSKLTRLLQDSLGGSAHSILIANIAPERRFYLDTVSALNFAARSKEVINRPFTNESLQLRVLAPIKLSQKELVGPSEAKRARGPEEEEIGSPEPTAAPASASQKLSPLQKLSSMDPAVLERLLSLDRLLGSQGSQGTHGLNTPRRERMVLMKTMEEKDLEIERLKMKQKELEAKVLAQEAADPKDKENSSPAVLRPLARRTVTVAKPLKKAVVMPLQLIQEQAASPNAEIHILKKKGRKRKLESLDASEPEEKAEDCWELQISPELLAHGRQKILDLLNEGSARDLRSLQRIGQKKAQLIVGWRELHGPFSQVEDLERVEGISGKQMESFLKANILGLAACHRCDTS; encoded by the exons GAGCTGGTCGCTGTCGGCTAAGCAAGGTGGGGGCTGGCCGGCGCCCACCTCCAGCTCGGGTAAGGGTGGCCGTGAGGCTGCGACCATTTGTGGATGGGACAGCTGCAGCAGGTGAGCCCCCTTGTGTGCGGGGCCTGGACAGCTGTTCACTAGAGATTGCCAACTGGAGGAACCACCAGGAGACTCTCAAATACCA GTTTGATGCCTTCTATGGAGAAAGGAGCTCTCAGCAGGACGTCTATGCGGGATCAGTGCAGCCCATCCTGAGGCACTTGCTGGAAGGGCAGAATGCCAGTGTGCTTGCCTATGGGCCCACAGGGGCAG GGAAGACGCACACAATGCTGGGCAGCCCAGAGCAACCTGGAGTGATTCCCCGGGCTCTCATGGACCTCCTACAGCTCACAAGGGAGGAGGGCGGCGAGGGCCGGCCATGGGCTCTCTCTGTCACTATGTCCTACTTAGAGATCTACCAGGAAAAG GTATTAGACCTCTTGGACCCTGCATCAGGAGACCTGGTGATCCGAGAAGATTGTCGAGGAAACATCCTGATTCCGGGCCTCACACAGAAGCCCATCACTAGCTTCGCTGATTTTGAGCGGCACTTCCTGCCAGCCAGTAGAAACCGGACTGTAGGAGCCACCCGGCTCAACCAGCGCTCCTCCCGCAGTCATGCTGTGCTCCTGGTTAAG GTGGATCAGCGGGAACGTCTGGCCCCATTCCGCCAGCGGGAGGGTAAACTCTACCTGATTGACTTGGCTGGTTCAGAGGACAACCGGCGTACGGGTAACAAGGGTCTGCGGTTGAAGGAAAGTGGAGCTATCAACTCGTCCCTGTTTGTACTGGGCAAGGTGGTGGATGCGCTGAACCAGGGCCTCCCTCGCGTGCCTTACCGGGACAGCAAGCTCACTCGCCTGTTGCAG GattctctgggtggctcagcccacaGCATCCTCATTGCCAACATTGCCCCCGAGAGACGTTTCTACCTAGATACAGTCTCTGCGCTGAACTTTGCTGCCAGGTCCAAGGAGGTGATCAATCGTCCTTTTACCAACGAGAGTCTGCAGCTTCGTG TCTTGGCACCCATTAAACTGTCTCAGAAAGAACTGGTAGGCCCATCAGAGGCAAAGAGAGCCCGAGGCCCTGAGGAAGAGGAGATTGGGAGTCCTGAGCCCACAGcagctccagcctctgcctctcaGAAACTCAG CCCCCTACAGAAGCTGAGCAGCATGGACCCAGCTGTGCTGGAGCGCCTCCTCAGCTTGGACCGTCTCTTGGGCTCCCAGGGGAGCCAAGGAACCCATGGGCTGAACACCCCGAGGCGAGAGCGGATGGTGCTCATGAAGACCATGGAAGAGAAGGATTTGGAGATTGAG AGGCTGAAGATGAAGCAAAAAGAACTGGAAGCCAAGGTTTTGGCCCAGGAGGCTGCAGACCCAAAGGATAAAGAAAACTCCTCTCCTGCAGTGCTCCGACCGCTTGCACGCCGCACAGTCACAGTAGCTAAGCCCCTCAAAAAGGCTGTGGTGATGCCCCTGCAACTGA TTCAGGAGCAGGCGGCATCCCCAAATGCTGAGATCCATATCCTGAAGAAGAAAGGCCGGAAGAGAAAG CTGGAGTCCCTGGATGCCTCAGAGCCAGAGGAGAAGGCTGAGGACTGCTGGGAGCTACAGATCAGCCCAGAGCTACTGGCCCATGGGCGCCAAAAAATACTAGATTTGCTGAACGAAGGCTCAGCCCGGGATCTGCGCAGCCTGCAACGCATTGGCCAGAAGAAGGCCCAGCTCATCGTGGGCTGGAGGGAGCTCCACGGCCCCTTCAGCCAG GTGGAGGACCTGGAACGCGTGGAGGGCATATCCGGGAAACAGATGGAGTCGTTCCTGAAG GCGAACATCTTGGGTCTCGCCGCGTGTCATCGCTGCGACACCTCCTGA